GCCGTGCTATAGAGCTGATAGGATGACATGGAGCCGTACTATAGAGCTGATAGGATGACATGGAGCCGTACTATAGAGCTGATATGATGACATGGAGCCATACTATAGAGCTGATAGGATGACATGGAGCCGTGCTATAGAGCTGATAGGATGACATGGAGCCGTACTATAGAGCTGATAGGATGACATGGAGCCGTGCTATAGAGCTGATAGGATGACATGGAGCCGTTCTATAGAGCTGATAGGATGACATGGAGCCATGCTAAATAATTGATAGAGTGATATAGAGCAATACTATAGCGCTGATAGGGTGACAGAGCAATATTACAGCGGTGATAGGGTGACATAGAGCCATATTACAGCGGTGATAGGGTGACATAGAGCAATACTATAGCGGTGATAGGGTGACATAGAGCAATACTATAGTGCTGATGGGGTGACATAGAGCAATACTATAGCGCTGATGGGGTGACATAGAGCAATACTATAGCTGTGATAGGGTGACATAGAGCAATACTATAGCGGTGATAGGGTGACATAGAGCAAGACTATAGCGCTAATAGGGTGACAGAGCAATATTACAGCGGTGATAGGGTGACATAGAGCAAGACTATAGCGCTGATAGGGTGACATAGAGCAAGACTATAGCGGTGATAGGGTGACAGAGCAATACTATAGCGGTGATAGGGTGACAGAGCAATACTATAGCGGTGATAGGGTGATAGAGCAATACTATAGCGGTGATAGGGTGACAGAGCAATACTATAGCGGTGATAGGGTGACAGAGCAATACTATAGCGGTGATAGGGTGACATAGAGCAATACTATAGCGGTGATAGGGTGACAGAGCAATACTATAGCGGTGATAGGGTGACATAGAGCAATACTATAGCGGTGATAGGGTGACAGAGCAATACTATAGCTGTGATAGGGGGACATAGAGCAATACTATAGCGGTGATAGGGTGACATAGAGCAAGACTATAGCGCTGATAGGGTGACAGAGCAATACTATAGCGGTGATAGGGTGACATAGAGCAATACTATAGCGGTGATAGGGTGACAGAGCAATACTATAGCGGTGATAGGGTGATAGAGCAATACTATAGCGGTGATAGGGTGACATAGAGCAATACTATAGCGGTGATAGGGTGACATAGAGCAATACTATAGCGGTGATAGGGTGACATAGAGCAATACTATAGCGCTGATAAGGTGACATAGAGCAATACTATAGCGGTGATAGGGTGACATAGAGCAATACTATAGCGGTGATAGGGTGACATAGAGCAATACTATAGCGGTGATAGGGTGACATAGAGCAATACTATAGCGGTGATAGGGTGACATAGAGCAATACTATAGCGGTGATAGGGTGACATAGAGCAATACTATAGCGGTGATAGGGTGACAGAGCAATACTATAGCGGTGATAGGGTGACATAGAGCAATACTATAGCGCTGATAGGGGGACATAGAGCCATATTACAGTGGTTATTGGGTGACATAGAGCAATACTATAGCGGTGATAGGGGGACATAGAGCCATATTACAGTGGTTATTGGGTGACATAGAGCAATACTATAGCGGTGATAGGGGGACATAGAGCCATATTACAGTGGTTATTGGGTGACATAGAGCAATACTATAGCGGTGATAGGGGGACATAGAGCCATATTACAGTGGTTATTGGGTGACATAGAGCAATACTATAGCGGTGATATGGTGGATTCTCATGGCAGTGATCTCTTTGTCTCCATCTTTCAGAGTTTGCTGCAGGAGATTGAGACATACGACACAAAACTTTATGATCTGGAGTCTGTTTGTTCCCGACTGAAGGACGTGAGTCGGAAGCAGGAGAGTGACCTGACCCAGAGCTTAGTGCAGAGCGCCCGGGAGAGACTGGGCAAAGTGCAGGAGAGGGCGGCTGAGAGGGGCCGCAGTCTGGAGGAGTCCGGGAGACAAGCCAAGCAAGTGAGTCCATGCCCAGTGTGTGTAACAATGACCTGCAGGAATCCCACTCTCTAGAAATGACAGTCACTGGTTCCTGAAGACGTCATTGTGTCCTGTACTCTCCTGTTCTGTGCAGAAATGTACTCAAATGAATACTGAGCAGTGCCCCCTGGTGGCTGTGCTGGAATAACACATTAACAGGCAGGTGAGTTGGTAATAATTCATCCTGAGTCTGTGTATAAAGTGATGCTATTGTCCCCACAGTACAGTGAATCTCGGCAGAAACTGCTGGAATGGCTGAATGAGGTGGATCGGACTCTGGAATCCCAACAGATTGACACGAGCGTCAGCCAGGAGCATATCAAACAGCAGCTGAGCAAGCACAAGGTACACGGACTGCCTTCTATTGTCATAAGGATACACTGACCATGACATCATATAAAGCTTGACCTCACTGACATCAGGAGTCatgttatactgtgacatcactgacctCAGGAGTCatgttatactgtgacatcactgacctCAGGAGTTatgttatactgtgacatcactgacatCAGGAGTCatgttatactgtgacatcactgacctCAGGAGTCatgttatactgtgacatcactgacatCAGGAGTCatgttatactgtgacatcactgacctCAGGAGTCatgttatactgtgacatcactgacctCAGGAGTCATGttacactgtgacatcactaacaTCAGGAGTCatgttatactgtgacatcactgacctCAGGAGTCatgttatactgtgacatcactaatattAGTATTCATGttacactgtgacatcactgacctCAGGAGTTatgttatactgtgacatcactgacctCAGGAGTCatgttatactgtgacatcactgacctCAGGAGTCatgttatactgtgacatcactgacctCAGGAGTCatgttatactgtgacatcactgacatCAGGAGTCATGTTATACTGTGGCATCACTGACATCAGGTGTCATGttacactgtgacatcactaaaaTTAGGATTCatgttatactgtgacatcactgacctCGGGAGTCATGTTATACTGTGACATAACTAATATTAGTATTCATGttacactgtgacatcactgacctCAGGAGTCatgttatactgtgacatcactgacatCAGGAGTCatgttatactgtgacatcactaatattAGGATTTATGttacactgtgacatcactgacatCAGGATTCATGTtgtactactaaatcactaacaTCATGAAACACTGACATCATTAAAAACGGAATTCATGttacactgtgacatcactgacctCAGGATTTATGTTATGCAGTGATATCAGGAGTCCTGTTATACTACGACATCACTGACCTCAGGATTTATGTTATGCAGTGATATCAGGAGTCCTGTTATACTACGACATCACTGACATCAGGATTTGTgttttactgtgacatcactgacatgAGGAGTTGTGTTACACTGTGATGTCACCTCTTCTTGTGGCATCTTTTTGCAGGATTTTCAGAAGATCCTCCGATCCAAGCGTCCCATATATGAGGCGACTCTACGGAGTGGCCGTGCTCTACGGGAGAAGATCCGGCTGCCACAGGATGAGCAGCTGATGGATGAGTCGCTGGGGCATCTGAGAGAGCGCTGGGAAGACGTCTGCTCTAGATCAACTGAGCGGTACAGACCTCATTTTTACATGAAGATATGGGAAATCCTATACCAGGTTCGTGTGTATGATCATGATGTTATCCTCCCAGACAGCAGAAGCTCGAGGAGTCCCTCCTGTTCTCCGGGAAGTTCACAGATGCTCTCCAGGCGCTCATGGACTGGTTATACAGAGCAGAGCCGCAGCTGTCAGAGGagataccactagggggagacagAGATCTGGTCAATGATCTATTAGATAAACACAAGGTAAGCATAAAGCATCACACACAGGACCTGgccctttaaataaatattttcttcATGAATCCACCTGGACATATTAGAGGATAACGATGACCTGGATCTGTAcgatagtgaccatataatacattataaaccTTCCTTCAGGCTTATTCACGGTCCGGCTCTGCAGTATAAGGGATAGTCTGCGTTTATAAGCCTCTGACTACTAATGACAAAGACATCGTAGCTCTTCTGATTCACCTTCAGACTTCACAGCAAGCTGGAAATTGAGACAATGGCTTCCCAGATAGGACTTTGTCTACTGATATCTAGTGGCCAATATGGGAACTGCAGTTGCTTTTTATTCATTATACTCTGATCTTTAATTTAAATATTCAGTTTCCAGCTCTGCTATATAGTAGttctctgtagtgttacattcaCAGCGGAGCAGCATAGTAGGCTGAGTAACCATCCATTAGTAATCTCTGTCATGGTCTCCTTGCTGTGTCCAGGGATTCCAAAAAGAACTGGGGAAAAGAGCGGGCTCCATGAAGACCCTGAAACACTCTATACGGGACCTGAGCAGAGGAGGGGTCGGGGCGGACTCTCATTGGTTGCAGAGACAGATAGAGGAGCTAAGTCACCGCTGGGATCTCGTGTGTCAGCTGTCTGTCAGCAAGCAAGCAAAACTAGAGGCCTCTCTACGACAGGTCAGTGTCAGGAAACAGAGGCAACAATAATATCCACCTGATAAAGAGCAAGTGACCGCTGCACAAGATTCCACAAGACTTTATTCTGTAATAATAGTAAAAGGggtcggagctgtgacaacctctcacacatgatatacaggctggttgtcagtagtaatagatgaatagctgttactgtatataagatgtgtggatctcatgtctgatcacaatgtaattatattatatatcagtgatgtcagtaacagggggcggagctgtgacaacctctcacacatgatatacaggctggttgtcagtagtaatagatgaatagctgttactgtatataagatgtgtggatctcatgtctgatcccaatgtaattatattatatatcagtgatgtcagtaacagggggcggggctgtgacaacctctcacacatgatatacaggctggttgtcagtagtaatagatgaatagctgttactatatataagatgtgtggatctcatgtctgatcccaatgtaattatattatatatcagtgatgtcagtaacagggggcggggctgtgacaacctctcacacatgatatacaggcaggttgtcagtagtaatagatgagtagctgttactgtatataagatgtgtggatctcatgtctgatcacatgtaattatattatatatcagtgatgtcagtaacagggggcggggctgtgacaacctctcacacatgatatacaggctggttgtcagtagtaatagatgagtagctgttactgtatataagatgtgtggatctcatgtctgatcacatgtaattatattatatatcagtgatgtcagtaacagggggcggggctgtgacaacctctcacacatgatatacaggctggttgtcagtagtaatagatgaatagctgtgactgtatataagatgtgtggatctcatgtctgatcacagtgtaattatattatatatcagtgatgtcagtaacagggggcggagctgtgacaacctctcacacatgatatacaggctggttgtcagtagtaatagatgaatagctgttactgtatataagatgtgtggatctcatgtctgatcacaatgtaattatattatatatcagtgatgtcagtaacagggggcggggctgtgacaacctctcacacatgatatacaggctggtggtcagtagtaatagatgaatagttgtgactgtatataagatgtgtggatctcatgtctgatcacatgtaattatattatatatcagtgatgtcagtgacagggggtggggctgtgacaacctctcacacatgatatacaggctggttgtcagtagtaatagatgaatagctgttactgtatataagatgtgtggatctcatgtctgatcacagtgtaattatattatatatcagtgatgtcagtaacaggggacggggctgtgacaacccctcacacatggtatacaggctggttgtcagtagtaatagatgaatagctgtgactgtatataagatgtgtggatctcatgtctgatcgcaATGTAATTATatgatatatcagtgatgtcagtacagggggcggagctgtgacaacctctcacacatgatatacaggctagttgtcagtagtaatagatgaatagctgttactgtatataagatgtgtggatctcatgtctgaacacagtgtaattatattgtatattagtgatgtcagtaacagggggcggggctgtgacaacttctCTCACTTTATATACAGGCcggttgtcagtaacagggggcggggctgtgacaacctctctcaCTTTATATTCTGGCTGGTTGTCAGCAGTTATAGATGGAGTTGCTGTAACCAGTGTTCTGGACTGTATTGGGGACATGGGGAGGGTACGTTGGGGTTGAGCGGGGTTTTTACTCTGATCTCTGAGGTATTTGCGGTTTTTCTGGCAGGCGGAGGAGTTCCACTCTCTGGTGAGTTCTTTTCTGGAGGGTCTGAATGAGTCTGAGCGGACCCTGAAGTTCGGGGTGATTCCTGAGGAGGGGCAGGCGCTGCAGGAGTGTCAGTTGCAGCAGCAGGTGGGTGCCCGTGGAGGACATATGTGATGTGTGGCCCCTATGTATCCGGTGCTCTCTACATTATATAACGTTCCCCTCATGTCCAGGAGCTGATGAACACCCTGCAATGTCAGCAGATGGCCCTGGAGTGTATTGTCTCCCTGGGGCAGGAGATCCTGTCCGCCTGTCACCCGGACTCCGTCATCACTATCAAGTCCTGGCTAAATATCAGCAAGACCAGGtaccaggaggtgagtagacaggAGGCTGCCGCTCCTGCAGCTCCACGTGGAATACACCATATCCTGCATCACAGCAGATATAACATCTGAGAGAGTGATACCACCAGCGACCACCGGGGGCGCTATGTATACATAGACTCTAGCCATGTGTAGGGCCGAttccagcttttctgctgcctgaggcgaaaattgaattggcgcccccccagattttgattgacttccccctggctgttctacagcactagcagcctcctccaactcttgtggatgtgccgttgccttatactggcatgcgcggtgcagccgggtggagtacacctcgctgcatggtgcgtgcccaagtactataaggcaatggtgcatccgagaaagttggagaagACTgggagtgatgtagaacagccggggggatgtcaatcaagaatggaaagttgggtttggaggcgggactatgtgactcttctggatagcggcaccgcccccatGACCCATTAATgactaattagcatatagtgtgcgccggtttaaaagttgattttatagattttgctgcatctgaaaaaaacatacagagaaatattgtcaggtcatgtattaccgcatggtggcggctcaaggggttaaaactacctgacaggttccgaattaaatatacaatgaattgaaagcaACTTCATCGGCCCTGGAattatttattataaatatattctatgagattacagctccagaaccaagctctgacatatacggctccaaaaCCAAGttcataaatatatacagcaccagaaccaggctcagtaaatatatacagtaccagaacaaagctcagtacatatatacagcaccagaacaaagctcagtacataaatacttcaccagaacaaagctcagtacatatatacagtaccagaacaaagctcagtacatatatacacagcaccagaataaagctcagtacataaatacttcaccagaacaaagctcagtacatatatacagtaccagaacaaagctcagtacatatatacacagcaccagaataaagctcagtacataaatacttcaccagaacaaagctcagtacataaacacagcaccagaacccagttcaatacatgtatacaactccagaacgaagctcagtacatatatacagtaccagaacacagctgagtacatatatacagcaccagaacaaagctcagtacatatatacaactccagaaccaaactcagtacatatatacagcaccagaacaaagctcagtacagatatacagcaccagaacaaagctcatacatatatacagcaccagaacaaagctcatacatatatacagccccaggagaaacctcagtacatatatacagcaccagaacaaatctcaatacaaaaatacaacaccagaaccaagctcatacatatatacaacaccagaacaaagctcagtacataaatacagcaccagtaccaagctcagtacatatatatatatcaccagaacaaagcgcatacatatatacagccccagaaccaagctcagtacatatatacagcaccagaacaaagctcatacataaatacagcaccagcacaaatacagctcaatttagtgcaacccctgcataagtttgtatggcgtaaaactacagctcccagcatggcacgaacaatggtaaggatatgctgggagttgctgtttcacaaaaaaaaatcatatcatataatcataccacccatcatctcgctgcagatcatactgtGACTaccgtgctgattagaggcaaaataaacatttatattaagtgactcaccagtgacgtctcagattctagttgttctttttctcttttcttctccattcggttcagacctctatgacaacttctcccggccactgCCCATTtccgcagtttgctgctcagatgtcttcagcttctcacttttcaaacatttctgcacctataaacggtgataaaattctcatgatgccagacactacgccctaaatataattataatagcgccatacactgcacctctaattataatagcataaTACACTGCCCCTGATTatcatagcaccatacactgtgccccacacacacagtgctccctgtagatagtgccctcatagagccccctgtagatagtgccccccatagatcctcctgtagatagtgccctatatagatccccctgtagatagtgccccacatatagctctccctgtagattgtgccctacatatagccccctgaagatagttccccacatatagctcccctgtagatagtgccttgcatatagctcccctgtagatagtgccccacatattgcccccctgtagattgtgccctacatatagccccctgtagatattcccctacatatagcccccgtatatagtgccccacatatagccccctgtatataatgcctcaCATAGCCCCTCTGtttatagttccctacatattaTCCCCTCCatagattgtgcccaacatatagctctCCCCTCCTGTAAATAATGCAACGCagactttttaaagaaaaaaacaactttacacaatcaccttgatcccgttcccgtgccgtcctGTTTCAATGCAGGTcctctggggctgaacgacgatgGAAGCGAcacgatgacatcattgcgccgcttgcatcgttgatggcgctgagtggcagggcagaatgacttagtGGGGCAAGTAattctgtcctgccaatcagcatcaatataaggcgctgaatggtcgggcacggaacgtctccggccattcagcgcttatgcatgtcatTGTATCTGCGTTCTATAGATGGCAGGTTTCAGTGGTGTCGCCGCCCCCGCAGAGAGgtagcaggccgccgcctgagacGAGATGAGAAtcacatggacggtgcggccctggccaTGTGACCTGTATTATATCTGGATTTTATGGTTTGGTAATGACATTTATTTCCATCATGACCTGATTCTTGACGTGTCCGCCCCGTGTTCGCAGGTGACGTCCTGGGCTCAGCAGCAGGGGGAGCGCATTCAGGCTCAGATTCAGTCTCTGGCCACTGAGCGGGAGGAGGTCGCCCGACTAATGGACTGGATAACAGCGGCAGAGGAAGCGCTAACTTTACGGGACCAAGAGCCCCTCCCAGAAGAGATGGCGGCCCTGGAGGAGGTCGTAGCGCAGCACTCGGTAGGGTCCCCATTTCTCTAGCAGGTTGTATCTTAAAATGGTCATAAGCGCACCGCACCCCAGCATTACACATGACAAACTCCTACACTGAACCGGATCATGGTGAGTGGATACCCCTCAGCAAAAAAACCATGTGATCCCTCCCCGGTAACAGTGTCATATGATGAGCGGACATAAACATTACATAATAGTCAGCATATCGCTGTCCACAAGACCGTGTGCGTATGATGGGACCCCACTGTCCCCCAATGTCTGGAGGGGAAATCAAGGTTCAGTATGTTGGATTTTACCATACATGATCCTACAGTCTGGAGATAAGTGGAGTCAGAGATGCCTTGCAGCCGCTTCTCCCCCCTCTCCCTCTATGGCATGAACATGCAGACCTGACCAGCTGAGTCTTATTTTCAGGTGTTTATGGAGGAACTGAGCCGGAAGGAGCCGGAGGTGGAGAAGGTGACCAAGAATTGTAAGCGCAAAGTCCTAGAACCAAGAGCTACGACCTCACGGAAATCCGCAGCAAGTGAGTGCCCAGCGCCCCCGCCTGCCGTCCGCCAGCTCCCAGTATAAGTCACACCCATGACCGCGCTTATGGGATCATCTCCTGGAGAAATGAGGAGCGGCACTGATAACGCTGATCTACCCCCCGCCGGCGTGATCCATAGTCATGTAGTGTATACAGCAGTACCCCCATAACATGGCGCTACCTCAATGGGATCACGTGTCCTTGTCCCTGCTGTTCAGTGGTTCAGTCCTTAGTGTCCGGTGACGTAGTGCCCCATAATATTGTATTCAATGGTTTGTGCCCCTCCTGTATCCAGAGATTCGCAGTCCCCAGTCCCTCGTGTTCAGTCGTCTTGTTTTCCGGCCCCtcttgctgtttttgttttttttgccaaaaggAAAATTCTTACAATCACAACATGAAGAGTTCAGTGTAAAGAGGGGACTAGAAACGTCTATCAGTCCCATCCCCGTTTTATtctgtctttcttttttttctggtgtttcctCTCGttgctcttttttttctttggtcaCTCTGGTCTTTGCTGGTTTTTTTGCTCTCGTTTTTTGCTCGCGTTTTTTACTCTGGTTTTTTTGCTCTCGTTTTTTTGCTCTCGTTTTTTTACTCTGgtttttttgctctttttttgcTCTCGTTTTTTTGCTCTCGTTTTTTTGCTCTCGTTTTTTGCTCTCGTTTTTTACTCTGGTTTTTTTGCTCTGGTTTTTTTGCTCTGGTTTTTTTGCTCTGGTTTTTTTGCTCTGGTTTTTTTGCTCTGGTTTTTTTGCTCTGGTTTTTTTGCTCTGGTTTTTTTGCTCTGGTTTTTTTGCTCTGGTTTTTTTGCTCTCGTTTTTTTGGTCTGGTTTTTTGCTCTCGTTTTTTGCTCTGGTTTTTTTTGCTCTCGTTTTTTGCTCTCGTTTTTTTGCTCTTGCTTTTCTCTGACTTTGCTCGTGATCTCTATTTGTTGTTTCAGAAAGACAACACTCTCCCCAGGCCGGCCCTTCAATTCCTCTTCAGGACCTGGCACCACAGACCCCGCATATGGCGCATCTCCTGAACCGTTGGCAGCAGCTGTGGTTCCTGACATTAGACCGTCAGTGTCGTCTTCAGACCGCCCTTCAGAGGCTGCATGAGGTCTGTGGTCTCTTTACATCTCTAGCTCTTCGAGGATTTTGCCGCGTCCGGCTCTTCATTTGCCGTTTTATCTTCCAGTTGCAGGAATTTGCACATTTTGACTTCTCTGTCTGGCGGAAGAGATACATGCAGTGGATCGGACAGATGAAATCCCGTATTCTGGACATATTCCGAGGAATAGACCGTGATCAGGACGGAAGGATCAGCCAACGAGAGTTCATGGAAAGTGTTCTCTCTTCTAGTGAGTGACCCAGAGGCGCTGGGGGAGCAGAGCGGACGCGGGTCATACAGGGGCAGCTCCATGTCTAGTgtcttatatttattacaatttcATCAGTCACCCTGATAGAATAAATAatcgacttattatctcagagcgctgacttattatcagagcgctgacttattatatcagagcgctgacttattatctcagagcgctgacttattatctcagagcgctgacttattatctcagagcgctgacttattatctcagagcgctgacttattatctcagagcgctgacttattatctcagagcgctgacttattatctcagagcgctgacttattatctcagagcgctgacttattattagagcgctgacttattattagagcgctgacttattatctcagagcgctgacttattatctcagagcgctgacttattattagagcgctgacttattatatcagagcgctgacttattatctcagagcgctgacttattatctcagagcgctgacttatatcagagcgctgacttattatatcagagcgctgacttattatatcagagcgctgacttattatctcagagcgctgacttattatatcagagcgctgacttattatatcagagcgctgacttattatctcagagcgctgacttattatatcagagcgctgacttattatctcagagcgctgacttattatctcagagcgctgacttattatctcagagcgctgacttattatctcagagcgctgacttattatctcagagcgctgacttattatctcagagcgctgacttattatctcagagcgctgacttattatatcagagcgctgacttattatctcagagcgctgacttattatatcagagcgctgacttattatctcagagcgctgacttattatctcagagtgctgacttattatatcagagcgctgacttattattagagcgctgacttattatctcagagcgctgacttattatatcagagtgctgacttattatatcagagcgctgacttattattagagcgctgacttattatatcagagcgctgacttattatatcagagcgctgacttattatctcagagcgctgacttattatctcagagcgccgacttattatctcagagcgctgacttattattagagcgctgacttattatatcagagcgctgacttattatctcagagcgctgacttattatctcagagcgctgacttattatctcagagcgctgacttattatctcagagcgctgacttattatctcagagcgctgacttattatctcagagcgctgacttattattagagcgctgacttattatctcagagcgctgacttattatatcagagcgctgacttattatatcagagcgctgacttattatctcagagcgctgacttattatctcagagcgctgacttattatctcagagcgctgacttattatctcagagcgctgacttattatctcagagcgctgacttattatctcagagcgctgacttattattagagcgctgacttattatctcagagc
This Rhinoderma darwinii isolate aRhiDar2 chromosome 5 unlocalized genomic scaffold, aRhiDar2.hap1 SUPER_5_unloc_55, whole genome shotgun sequence DNA region includes the following protein-coding sequences:
- the LOC142696322 gene encoding microtubule-actin cross-linking factor 1, isoforms 6/7-like isoform X3, which gives rise to MGLGQFQHQLEELLDWLSHTAEQLQGPHLSCTDLQGCEIELAKHKVLRNDVLSHTRTVESVDAAGRGILLSGDGMDALQARLGELTQRWEFVQNETERRQLEMENDLSRVQDVTLEITDLLQWLEQVEARLSFSKPVWGHPESTRAALTKHLDLCKEMESMQHTYNSVRDRLQRLLASNPHPRGSSVDHQLRILEQKWESAYTKVRERKVCLSEGLAAITEFHSTMQEVSQWIGQAEGRLNTAGPPSIIRETVTNQIQEHKSLLQEIETYDTKLYDLESVCSRLKDVSRKQESDLTQSLVQSARERLGKVQERAAERGRSLEESGRQAKQYSESRQKLLEWLNEVDRTLESQQIDTSVSQEHIKQQLSKHKDFQKILRSKRPIYEATLRSGRALREKIRLPQDEQLMDESLGHLRERWEDVCSRSTERQQKLEESLLFSGKFTDALQALMDWLYRAEPQLSEEIPLGGDRDLVNDLLDKHKGFQKELGKRAGSMKTLKHSIRDLSRGGVGADSHWLQRQIEELSHRWDLVCQLSVSKQAKLEASLRQAEEFHSLVSSFLEGLNESERTLKFGVIPEEGQALQECQLQQQELMNTLQCQQMALECIVSLGQEILSACHPDSVITIKSWLNISKTRYQEVTSWAQQQGERIQAQIQSLATEREEVARLMDWITAAEEALTLRDQEPLPEEMAALEEVVAQHSVFMEELSRKEPEVEKVTKNCKRKVLEPRATTSRKSAAKRQHSPQAGPSIPLQDLAPQTPHMAHLLNRWQQLWFLTLDRQCRLQTALQRLHELQEFAHFDFSVWRKRYMQWIGQMKSRILDIFRGIDRDQDGRISQREFMESVLSSRFPTNSLEMTAVANIFDINGDGFIDYYEFVSALHPSRDPLRRNADTDRIQDEVNRQVAQCNCAKRFQVEQISANRYR
- the LOC142696322 gene encoding microtubule-actin cross-linking factor 1, isoforms 6/7-like isoform X1, with product MGLGQFQHQLEELLDWLSHTAEQLQGPHLSCTDLQGCEIELAKHKVLRNDVLSHTRTVESVDAAGRGILLSGDGMDALQARLGELTQRWEFVQNETERRQLEMENDLSRVQDVTLEITDLLQWLEQVEARLSFSKPVWGHPESTRAALTKHLDLCKEMESMQHTYNSVRDRLQRLLASNPHPRGSSVDHQLRILEQKWESAYTKVRERKVCLSEGLAAITEFHSTMQEVSQWIGQAEGRLNTAGPPSIIRETVTNQIQEHKSLLQEIETYDTKLYDLESVCSRLKDVSRKQESDLTQSLVQSARERLGKVQERAAERGRSLEESGRQAKQYSESRQKLLEWLNEVDRTLESQQIDTSVSQEHIKQQLSKHKDFQKILRSKRPIYEATLRSGRALREKIRLPQDEQLMDESLGHLRERWEDVCSRSTERQQKLEESLLFSGKFTDALQALMDWLYRAEPQLSEEIPLGGDRDLVNDLLDKHKGFQKELGKRAGSMKTLKHSIRDLSRGGVGADSHWLQRQIEELSHRWDLVCQLSVSKQAKLEASLRQAEEFHSLVSSFLEGLNESERTLKFGVIPEEGQALQECQLQQQELMNTLQCQQMALECIVSLGQEILSACHPDSVITIKSWLNISKTRYQEVTSWAQQQGERIQAQIQSLATEREEVARLMDWITAAEEALTLRDQEPLPEEMAALEEVVAQHSVFMEELSRKEPEVEKVTKNCKRKVLEPRATTSRKSAAKRQHSPQAGPSIPLQDLAPQTPHMAHLLNRWQQLWFLTLDRQCRLQTALQRLHELQEFAHFDFSVWRKRYMQWIGQMKSRILDIFRGIDRDQDGRISQREFMESVLSSRFPTNSLEMTAVANIFDINGDGFIDYYEFVSALHPSRDPLRRNADTDRIQDEVNRQVAQCNCAKRFQVEQISANRYRFGESQQLRMVRILRSSLMVRVGGGWIALDEFLVKNDPCRVKSRTNLKINEKYLSPDPFSASSLSRGGSQAKAKGLSPSHSNSSLSLYTSASAPSSPQSRKTVLRRTRSGDRCHRSRSSLITDDTDLNFSPAEDSANSTSTDKTDTPPT